Proteins encoded in a region of the Elaeis guineensis isolate ETL-2024a chromosome 7, EG11, whole genome shotgun sequence genome:
- the LOC105048530 gene encoding uncharacterized protein isoform X1, translated as MNRSPSLSAKREANPNPSALRRWVLAFCVIRFDLEQGQTVEECYPPDSLPPDQQLLVAFSSFPDSMSHHHPRHRSSIHDSIFSFRFPAAGAGSFIYGYVFNRQRQDARLPRGGEQKSVVVLSFYPYSSVFRPLLQILAPLCFDIGSAALDLVASYVAAWPPPTPGSHMDLPIGSSALRVHLPPSPDDLAAAPFPPANPSVPHGLFHDADLFAAFRGLLLHLWTLWELMLLGEPILVVAPTPPQCSEAVAALVSLVAPLLCSADFRPYFTIHDPDFARLNSLREGDSFPPMVLGVTNLFFLKSLKNIPHVISVGSPSPSSTRVLPVASRSSSAGTGRNTRHGKLNLEQLSLNKFAPSSLLNAMKLRREGPLSLMTEHKEAVWSTYSATTKPDTAILNRLLDAGTSARVEESMSVVNNEILRRHFLELTTNFLAPFGPYLRATTPSEGSSPFVEPPSLPPFHADEFLNGLAKRGPGKFLTKRMRSNWLDLYRRFLEGHNFMPWFRRRRAAVEQEQRKLWRQARINTDIRELIPQMSEVEIVDTFNAIERHLLGESQQSGSQSPDSAMACQKLKGDLQMVFNVLPKDMQQLLLFNSKRAALLQGSPEPNKVPGHPSVHLSF; from the exons ATGAACCGGTCCCCATCCCTGTCGGCGAAGCGCGAAGCGAACCCGAACCCGAGCGCCCTCCGGCGATGGGTGCTGGCCTTCTGCGTGATCCGGTTCGACCTGGAGCAAGGGCAGACGGTGGAGGAGTGCTACCCCCCGGACTCCCTCCCCCCCGACCAGCAGCTCCTCGTCGCCTTCTCCTCCTTCCCCGACTCCATGTCCCACCACCACCCACGCCACCGctcctccatccacgactccatcTTCTCCTTCCGCTTCCCCGCCGCCGGCGCCGGCTCTTTTATCTATGGCTACGTCTTCAACCGGCAGCGCCAGGACGCGCGTCTCCCCCGCGGCGGCGAGCAGAAGTCGGTGGTCGTGCTCTCCTTCTACCCTTACTCCTCCGTCTTCCGGCCCCTCCTCCAGATCCTCGCCCCCTTGTGCTTCGACATTGGCAGCGCCGCCCTCGACCTCGTCGCCTCCTACGTCGCCGCCTGGCCTCCCCCCACCCCCGGCTCCCACATGGACCTTCCCATCGGCAGCTCCGCCCTCCGCGTCCACCTTCCACCCTCCCCGGACGACCTCGCCGCCGCCCCCTTCCCCCCCGCCAACCCTTCCGTCCCGCACGGCCTCTTCCACGACGCGGACCTTTTCGCCGCCTTCCGCGGCCTCCTCCTCCACCTCTGGACTCTCTGGGAGCTCATGCTTCTTGGCGAGCCCATCCTCGTCGTCGCCCCCACCCCTCCCCAGTGCTCCGAGGCCGTCGCCGCCCTCGTCAGCCTCGTCGCCCCTCTCCTTTGCAGCGCCGACTTCCGCCCCTACTTCACTATCCACGACCCCGACTTCGCCCGCCTTAATTCCCTCCGCGAGGGCGACAGCTTCCCTCCCATGGTCCTCGGTGTCACcaatctcttcttcttgaagtccCTCAAGAACATCCCTCACGTTATCTCGGTCGGGAGTCCGAGCCCTAGTTCCACGCGGGTGCTTCCCGTGGCCTCGCGCTCCTCTTCCGCGGGCACCGGGAGGAACACCAGGCACGGCAAGCTCAACCTCGAGCAGCTCTCGCTCAACAAGTTTGCACCTTCCAGCTTGCTGAATGCCATGAAGCTGAGGAGAGAGGGTCCTCTTTCCCTCATGACGGAGCACAAGGAAGCCGTTTGGAGCACCTACTCGGCGACGACGAAGCCGGACACTGCGATTCTGAACAGGCTCCTCGATGCAGGGACATCTGCGAGGGTCGAGGAGTCCATGTCGGTTGTGAATAATGAGATCCTGCGGCGGCATTTCCTGGAGCTGACGACCAACTTCCTCGCCCCCTTCGGGCCATACTTGAGAGCCACCACTCCTTCAGAGGGAAGCTCTCCTTTTGTAGAGCCGCCATCTCTGCCTCCTTTCCATGCTGATGAGTTCCTCAATGGATTGGCCAAAAGAGGTCCGGGGAAGTTCTTAACAAAAAGGATGAGGTCCAATTGGCTGGACTTGTACAG GCGCTTTCTTGAAGGGCACAATTTCATGCCATGGTTCCGAAGAAGGCGTGCTGCTGTCGAACAAGAACAACGTAAACTGTGGAGGCAGGCTCGGATAAACACTGACATACGCGAGCTTATACCACAAATGTCTGAAGTAGAAATTGTCGATACCTTTAATGCTATAGAGCGGCATTTGCTTGGAGAG tcacAGCAATCTGGAAGTCAAAGTCCAGACTCAGCAATGGCATGCCAGAAGCTGAAGGGAGACCTGCAGATGGTGTTCAATGTCCTTCCCAAGGACATGCAACAGCTCCTGCTCTTTAATTCTAAAAGAGCGGCTCTTCTTCAAGGTAGCCCAGAACCAAACAAGGTTCCAGGACATCCTTCTGTACACCTTAGTTTCTGA
- the LOC105048530 gene encoding uncharacterized protein isoform X2, whose translation MNRSPSLSAKREANPNPSALRRWVLAFCVIRFDLEQGQTVEECYPPDSLPPDQQLLVAFSSFPDSMSHHHPRHRSSIHDSIFSFRFPAAGAGSFIYGYVFNRQRQDARLPRGGEQKSVVVLSFYPYSSVFRPLLQILAPLCFDIGSAALDLVASYVAAWPPPTPGSHMDLPIGSSALRVHLPPSPDDLAAAPFPPANPSVPHGLFHDADLFAAFRGLLLHLWTLWELMLLGEPILVVAPTPPQCSEAVAALVSLVAPLLCSADFRPYFTIHDPDFARLNSLREGDSFPPMVLGVTNLFFLKSLKNIPHVISVGSPSPSSTRVLPVASRSSSAGTGRNTRHGKLNLEQLSLNKFAPSSLLNAMKLRREGPLSLMTEHKEAVWSTYSATTKPDTAILNRLLDAGTSARVEESMSVVNNEILRRHFLELTTNFLAPFGPYLRATTPSEGSSPFVEPPSLPPFHADEFLNGLAKRGPGKFLTKRMRSNWLDLYRRFLEGHNFMPWFRRRRAAVEQEQRKLWRQARINTDIRELIPQMSEVEIVDTFNAIERHLLGEV comes from the exons ATGAACCGGTCCCCATCCCTGTCGGCGAAGCGCGAAGCGAACCCGAACCCGAGCGCCCTCCGGCGATGGGTGCTGGCCTTCTGCGTGATCCGGTTCGACCTGGAGCAAGGGCAGACGGTGGAGGAGTGCTACCCCCCGGACTCCCTCCCCCCCGACCAGCAGCTCCTCGTCGCCTTCTCCTCCTTCCCCGACTCCATGTCCCACCACCACCCACGCCACCGctcctccatccacgactccatcTTCTCCTTCCGCTTCCCCGCCGCCGGCGCCGGCTCTTTTATCTATGGCTACGTCTTCAACCGGCAGCGCCAGGACGCGCGTCTCCCCCGCGGCGGCGAGCAGAAGTCGGTGGTCGTGCTCTCCTTCTACCCTTACTCCTCCGTCTTCCGGCCCCTCCTCCAGATCCTCGCCCCCTTGTGCTTCGACATTGGCAGCGCCGCCCTCGACCTCGTCGCCTCCTACGTCGCCGCCTGGCCTCCCCCCACCCCCGGCTCCCACATGGACCTTCCCATCGGCAGCTCCGCCCTCCGCGTCCACCTTCCACCCTCCCCGGACGACCTCGCCGCCGCCCCCTTCCCCCCCGCCAACCCTTCCGTCCCGCACGGCCTCTTCCACGACGCGGACCTTTTCGCCGCCTTCCGCGGCCTCCTCCTCCACCTCTGGACTCTCTGGGAGCTCATGCTTCTTGGCGAGCCCATCCTCGTCGTCGCCCCCACCCCTCCCCAGTGCTCCGAGGCCGTCGCCGCCCTCGTCAGCCTCGTCGCCCCTCTCCTTTGCAGCGCCGACTTCCGCCCCTACTTCACTATCCACGACCCCGACTTCGCCCGCCTTAATTCCCTCCGCGAGGGCGACAGCTTCCCTCCCATGGTCCTCGGTGTCACcaatctcttcttcttgaagtccCTCAAGAACATCCCTCACGTTATCTCGGTCGGGAGTCCGAGCCCTAGTTCCACGCGGGTGCTTCCCGTGGCCTCGCGCTCCTCTTCCGCGGGCACCGGGAGGAACACCAGGCACGGCAAGCTCAACCTCGAGCAGCTCTCGCTCAACAAGTTTGCACCTTCCAGCTTGCTGAATGCCATGAAGCTGAGGAGAGAGGGTCCTCTTTCCCTCATGACGGAGCACAAGGAAGCCGTTTGGAGCACCTACTCGGCGACGACGAAGCCGGACACTGCGATTCTGAACAGGCTCCTCGATGCAGGGACATCTGCGAGGGTCGAGGAGTCCATGTCGGTTGTGAATAATGAGATCCTGCGGCGGCATTTCCTGGAGCTGACGACCAACTTCCTCGCCCCCTTCGGGCCATACTTGAGAGCCACCACTCCTTCAGAGGGAAGCTCTCCTTTTGTAGAGCCGCCATCTCTGCCTCCTTTCCATGCTGATGAGTTCCTCAATGGATTGGCCAAAAGAGGTCCGGGGAAGTTCTTAACAAAAAGGATGAGGTCCAATTGGCTGGACTTGTACAG GCGCTTTCTTGAAGGGCACAATTTCATGCCATGGTTCCGAAGAAGGCGTGCTGCTGTCGAACAAGAACAACGTAAACTGTGGAGGCAGGCTCGGATAAACACTGACATACGCGAGCTTATACCACAAATGTCTGAAGTAGAAATTGTCGATACCTTTAATGCTATAGAGCGGCATTTGCTTGGAGAGGTATAG